The following are from one region of the Paraglaciecola sp. L1A13 genome:
- a CDS encoding helix-turn-helix domain-containing protein, producing MNTIESKPKRSAVIFPKHKKVLSILGENLTLAMKRRGVTQEMMHSRTGISKPTLRKILKGDPSVSLGHYVNVLASLGLVDDLTKIAFDDELGRKLQDIKLMNKK from the coding sequence ATGAATACTATTGAATCAAAACCAAAGCGCTCTGCTGTCATTTTCCCAAAACACAAAAAGGTGTTAAGCATCTTGGGCGAAAACTTAACTCTGGCGATGAAACGACGCGGTGTTACCCAAGAAATGATGCACAGTAGAACAGGGATATCTAAACCGACGTTACGAAAAATCTTAAAGGGTGACCCTTCTGTTTCGCTTGGGCACTACGTCAACGTTTTAGCCTCCCTGGGCCTAGTGGACGACCTAACTAAAATCGCATTTGATGACGAGCTAGGAAGAAAGCTACAAGACATCAAATTGATGAATAAAAAATAA
- a CDS encoding type II toxin-antitoxin system HipA family toxin has protein sequence MEIHVYADWTETTDPMLVGTLRSSEIRGKEHFSFSYDEKWLASDYVLQIDPSLTLFVGEQHAQSDKNFKVFLDSCPDRWGRLLMQRREAVIARREKRRAKSLYETDYLLGVHDSFRMGALRFRTALTGPFLDDNHELSAPAITNLPELLQAANKIEEKPDLDNPDYLKWLNILISPGSSLGGARPKASIRNHDNSLWLAKFPSRHDDHDIGLWEFVVYQMAIESGIEMAESKVEAIGRHHIFLTKRFDRTDSGKRLHFSSAMTQLEYFDGQDDGASYLELAEFLIQHGSNTLQDLKQLWTRMLFNIMVSNCDDHLRNHGFILQPTGWRLSPAYDINPMLYATGLHLNINDVSNALSIGLAFEVAEYFHVNDSTAKNIHQRLLNTVSKWENLAQQAGISKEERELLRDCFILD, from the coding sequence ATGGAAATCCACGTTTACGCTGATTGGACTGAAACCACTGACCCTATGTTGGTCGGCACATTGCGCTCGTCTGAAATAAGAGGAAAAGAGCATTTCAGCTTTAGTTATGATGAGAAGTGGTTAGCCTCCGACTATGTTCTCCAGATTGATCCTTCTCTAACGTTATTCGTTGGTGAGCAACATGCCCAGAGCGATAAAAATTTCAAAGTATTCCTCGACTCATGCCCTGATCGATGGGGGCGGTTGCTGATGCAACGTAGAGAAGCGGTTATCGCTCGACGAGAGAAACGACGAGCAAAAAGTTTATACGAGACAGATTACTTGCTGGGCGTTCACGACTCATTTCGTATGGGTGCACTGCGCTTTCGCACAGCGTTAACAGGTCCATTTTTAGACGATAACCATGAGCTATCTGCGCCAGCAATAACCAACCTACCCGAGCTACTACAGGCTGCAAATAAAATAGAAGAAAAACCAGATTTAGATAATCCAGATTATCTAAAATGGCTTAATATTCTGATTTCACCGGGTTCATCATTAGGTGGAGCCAGACCAAAGGCGTCAATAAGAAATCATGATAATAGTTTGTGGTTAGCCAAGTTTCCCAGTCGTCATGATGATCACGATATTGGCCTATGGGAGTTCGTCGTATACCAAATGGCGATCGAGTCAGGCATCGAAATGGCAGAGTCCAAAGTTGAAGCCATTGGCAGACATCATATTTTTTTAACGAAAAGGTTCGACCGCACCGATTCAGGGAAACGGCTTCACTTCAGTTCCGCGATGACTCAGCTAGAATACTTTGATGGTCAGGATGATGGTGCAAGTTACTTGGAACTTGCAGAATTTCTCATACAACACGGTTCTAATACTCTGCAAGATCTTAAACAACTTTGGACAAGAATGCTGTTTAACATCATGGTCTCAAATTGCGATGATCACCTGAGAAATCACGGATTCATTCTTCAGCCCACTGGCTGGCGGTTATCTCCTGCCTACGATATCAACCCCATGTTATATGCCACTGGCCTACACCTTAATATTAATGATGTGAGTAACGCGCTCTCGATAGGCTTGGCATTTGAGGTTGCAGAGTACTTTCACGTTAATGACAGTACCGCCAAAAACATCCACCAAAGATTGTTAAATACTGTCTCAAAGTGGGAAAACCTTGCTCAACAAGCAGGTATCAGCAAAGAGGAAAGAGAGCTGTTGAGGGATTGCTTTATACTCGACTAG
- a CDS encoding TonB-dependent receptor produces the protein MRKILLLLTLLSCVSPTVHADELAKQQYIHLQVNNLADAFNQLSRVFGVAFVASRGTYTKPQAIDLVGQYSVTQALQKILKETPYSYQVTEYGIVVTASVASEPAKQDSVIDEVVVTGIQASLLRAQSLKKATVEISDVIVAEDIATYPNINTAEALQRIPGVVITREAGEGRQVSLRGLSPDFTLVTVNGMPVLANNDSPMDSRVQKQHDRSFDFNLFSAELFSQTQVFKAYSVAQPAGGLAGTLALRTTRPFDREGFNFVLTPQVSYNQYTEQPAERFSSMVSNTWGEWGAILSVSYGKRLVEEQGANTIRWRKISLPQSSVALLSPELQSAFTQGEVIIPRGNRYSIWRSEQSRLGIGGGLEYNGKKVKVNVDLLHARLDSQRDEFHLYPRGDQSTPIIVGVTQLSDAQINEQSELEYSAYQNGRVATESRYQQTQTDYNQVVVSATLNVSQYRRWKILIGEEKSTFNIPISNKIYTRGISDVSIDYRDDRYFADIQYASDLRQDSMWHMSEIDLEEYASATRYRHAQTSVSQQLFDSLNIEWGLEFNRFTTFSSSTYQTDLLKEQWASNDTALPANMTRLLNSHSNVSWLGLKTNQAIQFFSLNPYNLTANPYAITNKKSQLREDKSAAYISANWQTDRLTIQAGLRYQQEKINVTLDSIEACCSAEQHQQWLPSVNLVFQPRAQWILRLGLSRNIGFPSFDDLSSELTYDEQNQIVYGANHQLSPYTSNNVDIAVERYIEQHTSISVNAFYKNITDFIVPQATQFTFGETNFPNHWADTNLDASTLVTLVNKTNQERASIAGIETMLRYERPDLPKPWGNMGFIGHYAFTDGQMTYYNELTAQPLFDKAIPNLSKHTASLTLYYETERLNARLSATYRDRYIYRVNSANLIDEDETGFHQTMYLDASVRFKLNDQWQLQAEALNLTNEREEQYSSSQDRAYNSTTSGSTFYLGVSYRY, from the coding sequence ATGCGTAAAATATTACTTCTTCTGACTCTGTTATCCTGTGTCAGCCCCACAGTGCATGCCGACGAGTTAGCAAAACAACAATATATTCATTTGCAAGTAAACAACCTTGCAGATGCATTTAATCAGCTTTCGCGAGTATTTGGTGTGGCGTTTGTAGCATCTCGAGGAACTTACACTAAGCCGCAAGCGATTGATCTAGTGGGCCAATATAGTGTCACGCAGGCGCTGCAAAAAATTCTTAAAGAGACGCCGTATTCTTACCAAGTCACAGAATACGGAATCGTTGTTACTGCCAGCGTCGCTTCTGAGCCTGCCAAACAAGATAGCGTCATAGATGAAGTGGTTGTTACCGGTATTCAAGCATCACTCTTACGTGCTCAATCATTAAAAAAAGCCACGGTAGAAATTTCAGACGTCATCGTAGCCGAAGATATCGCCACCTATCCCAACATTAACACTGCTGAAGCACTACAAAGGATCCCAGGGGTTGTTATTACCCGAGAAGCGGGGGAAGGTCGGCAAGTGTCATTGCGCGGGCTCTCCCCTGATTTTACTTTAGTAACAGTCAACGGTATGCCCGTATTAGCCAACAATGATTCCCCCATGGATAGCCGTGTACAAAAGCAGCATGATCGTTCGTTTGACTTCAACCTTTTCTCTGCTGAGCTGTTTAGTCAAACCCAGGTGTTTAAAGCATACTCTGTTGCCCAGCCTGCTGGTGGTTTAGCAGGCACATTGGCGCTGCGCACAACACGACCCTTTGATCGAGAAGGTTTCAACTTCGTGCTGACACCTCAAGTGAGCTACAACCAATACACTGAACAGCCCGCTGAGCGGTTCTCCAGTATGGTGTCGAATACGTGGGGCGAATGGGGAGCGATTTTATCTGTGTCATATGGCAAGCGGTTGGTTGAAGAGCAAGGCGCAAATACTATTCGATGGCGCAAAATCTCCTTACCGCAGAGTTCAGTCGCATTATTGTCGCCTGAGCTGCAATCAGCTTTCACTCAGGGGGAAGTTATTATTCCCAGAGGCAATCGCTATTCTATTTGGCGCAGTGAACAAAGTCGATTGGGCATAGGAGGTGGCCTTGAATATAACGGGAAAAAGGTAAAGGTGAATGTAGATCTGTTGCACGCCAGACTAGATTCACAGCGCGATGAGTTCCACTTATATCCCAGAGGCGATCAATCTACGCCCATCATTGTGGGCGTAACGCAATTGTCTGATGCCCAAATCAATGAACAAAGCGAATTGGAATATAGCGCTTATCAAAATGGTCGGGTGGCTACGGAAAGCCGCTATCAACAAACCCAAACTGATTACAACCAAGTCGTTGTAAGCGCAACGCTTAACGTATCCCAATACCGTCGCTGGAAAATACTTATAGGGGAAGAAAAATCGACCTTTAACATACCCATTAGCAATAAAATTTATACCCGGGGGATCAGTGATGTCAGCATTGATTATCGCGATGACCGCTACTTTGCTGATATCCAATATGCTAGCGATTTACGCCAAGACAGTATGTGGCACATGAGTGAAATCGACCTTGAAGAATATGCTTCCGCCACGCGCTACCGTCATGCTCAAACCTCTGTTAGCCAACAGCTTTTTGATTCGCTTAATATTGAGTGGGGCCTAGAGTTTAATCGCTTTACAACGTTCTCATCGTCGACCTATCAGACAGACCTATTAAAAGAGCAATGGGCAAGCAATGACACCGCCTTACCTGCCAACATGACGCGGCTGTTAAATAGTCATTCGAACGTCAGTTGGTTAGGGTTAAAAACGAATCAAGCGATTCAGTTTTTTTCCCTAAACCCATATAATTTAACCGCAAATCCCTATGCCATAACAAACAAAAAAAGCCAGCTAAGGGAAGACAAAAGTGCAGCTTATATTAGCGCCAATTGGCAAACGGATAGGTTAACAATACAAGCAGGTTTGCGTTATCAACAAGAGAAAATCAACGTTACGCTTGATTCAATTGAAGCATGTTGCTCTGCAGAGCAGCATCAACAATGGCTGCCTAGTGTAAATCTGGTTTTTCAACCTCGCGCACAATGGATACTGCGTTTAGGCTTGTCACGTAATATTGGCTTTCCGTCGTTTGACGATTTAAGCAGCGAGTTAACATACGATGAGCAAAATCAGATTGTGTATGGCGCCAATCATCAACTGTCGCCGTATACATCAAACAATGTCGACATTGCCGTAGAACGGTATATTGAACAACATACCTCCATTTCGGTTAACGCTTTTTATAAAAACATTACCGATTTTATTGTACCGCAAGCTACCCAATTCACCTTTGGCGAAACAAATTTTCCTAATCATTGGGCCGATACCAACTTAGACGCTTCAACCCTTGTCACCTTGGTCAATAAAACCAATCAGGAACGGGCAAGCATCGCCGGTATTGAAACTATGCTGCGTTATGAGCGCCCTGACTTGCCTAAGCCTTGGGGGAATATGGGGTTTATTGGTCACTATGCTTTCACCGATGGTCAGATGACTTATTACAATGAATTAACCGCACAGCCTCTGTTTGATAAAGCCATTCCAAATTTATCAAAACATACTGCGTCACTCACCCTATATTATGAAACCGAGCGGCTAAACGCCCGTCTTTCGGCTACTTATCGTGATAGGTATATATATCGTGTTAACAGTGCGAATTTAATAGACGAAGATGAAACAGGGTTTCATCAAACCATGTACCTTGATGCCAGTGTACGTTTTAAATTGAATGACCAATGGCAATTGCAAGCAGAAGCGCTGAACCTAACCAATGAACGTGAAGAGCAGTACAGTAGCTCACAAGACCGGGCCTATAACTCCACAACCAGTGGCAGTACGTTTTATCTCGGGGTGAGTTATCGATATTAG
- a CDS encoding class I SAM-dependent methyltransferase, translating to MSNDYYNNKVQEIAPQYLSLSFEQVHGNWAHYLPAILDKPNATILDVGAGVGRDVSHIANLLAKRNQGNNQCRVYAVEPALQMLQTGQNTTQGQNVHWLQDSLPALDKTTRLEISFDLILLSAVWMHIPVSQRSRSLRKLANLLKPGGKIVVSLKFGMSAQEQHERKMFDVSIEEVEALAQNLGLFSKLESQNTKDQLGREDVYWQTLVLQMPDDGTGAFPFIRHVAINDGKSATHKLALLRVLLRIADGHAGAVLRREPSANGDRVILPLGLVALYWIHQYKDLIDHYRLFQTPNQRPNMGFMKNNGWYQLTHRASADFRIGNLFVGADAKALYRTLSASAQNIRDMPCKYIILPNSDTRVFEVDAKTVKAKDSLFLDLNTLTQWGEFSLPETTWLALSRYACWIEPVLVSEWVKTMASYQGNLGYTAPDKQYLLYQALKWEEPKRSTTGVRQRFDTLATTQQMHCIWSAKTLKRKYDIDHSMPFSRWPNNDLWNLVPSDSQVNNNKRDKLPSEKTLNAAKERMQHWWASAWLNDNKQNQKQRFFAEANIALPGLSAQNDSIDDLFEALLLQRGRLKDMQQLSEW from the coding sequence GTGTCTAACGATTATTACAATAATAAAGTTCAAGAAATAGCGCCGCAATATTTATCCTTGTCGTTTGAGCAAGTACACGGCAATTGGGCGCACTATTTACCCGCTATCTTAGACAAACCCAATGCCACTATTCTTGATGTTGGCGCGGGTGTTGGCCGAGACGTAAGTCATATCGCCAATTTACTTGCCAAAAGAAATCAAGGGAATAATCAGTGCCGTGTTTATGCCGTAGAGCCCGCATTACAAATGCTGCAAACTGGCCAAAACACCACCCAAGGGCAAAATGTTCATTGGCTGCAAGACTCACTACCTGCATTAGATAAAACCACACGCTTAGAAATCAGTTTTGACCTGATTTTATTAAGTGCCGTTTGGATGCATATTCCTGTGAGTCAACGGAGTCGCTCATTGCGTAAGTTAGCCAATTTGCTCAAACCCGGCGGTAAAATAGTAGTATCGCTGAAATTTGGCATGTCAGCACAAGAGCAGCATGAAAGGAAAATGTTCGACGTCAGCATTGAAGAAGTTGAGGCACTAGCACAAAACCTAGGCTTGTTTTCAAAACTCGAATCGCAAAACACAAAAGACCAACTAGGGCGTGAGGACGTTTACTGGCAAACTCTCGTATTGCAAATGCCAGACGACGGCACAGGTGCCTTCCCATTTATCCGCCATGTGGCCATTAATGACGGAAAATCTGCCACGCACAAATTGGCACTGCTAAGAGTATTGTTAAGAATTGCCGATGGCCATGCAGGTGCGGTACTAAGGCGTGAACCTTCTGCAAACGGTGACAGAGTCATACTGCCATTAGGCTTGGTGGCTTTGTATTGGATTCACCAATACAAAGATTTAATTGACCATTACAGGTTATTTCAAACACCTAATCAACGCCCCAATATGGGCTTTATGAAAAACAACGGTTGGTACCAACTAACCCACAGAGCCTCAGCCGATTTTCGCATTGGTAACTTATTTGTCGGTGCCGACGCAAAAGCGTTATACCGAACGCTCTCGGCTAGTGCGCAAAATATAAGAGACATGCCGTGCAAGTACATAATCTTACCTAACAGTGATACCCGAGTGTTTGAAGTAGACGCGAAAACCGTTAAAGCAAAAGACAGTCTATTTCTAGATTTAAACACCCTAACTCAGTGGGGCGAGTTCTCATTACCCGAAACCACTTGGTTAGCGCTAAGCCGATATGCCTGTTGGATAGAGCCTGTTTTAGTCAGCGAATGGGTAAAAACCATGGCCAGCTACCAAGGTAACCTAGGTTATACCGCACCAGACAAGCAATACCTGCTTTACCAAGCATTAAAATGGGAAGAGCCAAAGCGTTCAACTACAGGCGTTCGCCAGCGGTTCGACACCCTTGCTACCACTCAACAAATGCACTGTATTTGGTCAGCGAAAACCTTAAAGCGAAAATACGACATCGATCACAGCATGCCTTTTTCACGCTGGCCAAATAATGATTTATGGAACCTAGTTCCCAGCGATAGCCAAGTTAACAATAACAAACGAGATAAATTACCCTCCGAAAAAACACTCAATGCCGCTAAAGAGCGCATGCAACACTGGTGGGCATCGGCATGGTTAAACGACAACAAACAGAATCAAAAACAACGCTTCTTCGCCGAAGCCAATATCGCACTACCCGGACTCAGCGCACAAAACGATTCTATTGATGATTTGTTTGAAGCACTACTGCTACAAAGAGGCCGTTTGAAAGATATGCAGCAATTGAGTGAGTGGTAG